A region of Pseudarthrobacter sp. NIBRBAC000502770 DNA encodes the following proteins:
- a CDS encoding acyl-CoA dehydrogenase family protein, producing the protein MGTLTTAKAGPGARLYEAADWYDAESLLTPEERQVLSRLRSFLDAEARPLLAEYWERGEFPEQLARPLIDLDLMEPAGLTADGPARGIYQGFRIFELARTDASLATWYTAQAGLFRTAIRVGASAEQQAEWMPKVIDFSLKGVFSLTEPESGSDIAGGLSTTARRQPDGSWILDGAKRWIGGAATADVLAVFARDTADGQVKAFLVDRTADGVTLEKIHGKTALRMMQNAHITLTGVRVPEAMRLHNVNSFRDVAAMLRAMRSDVAWIATGIAAGAFEAALAYVNERRQFGRTLGSFQLVQEKLARMLGNVTASLSLVVRLTEQQAKGIYRDQDSALAKMQTSLFMRDTVALAREVVGGNGITLAAGVARFHADAEAVYSYEGTHEINALIIGRALTGESAFTR; encoded by the coding sequence ATGGGAACGTTGACGACGGCGAAGGCCGGCCCGGGTGCCCGGCTCTATGAGGCAGCGGATTGGTACGACGCCGAGTCCCTCCTGACGCCGGAAGAACGCCAGGTCCTGTCCCGGCTGCGGTCCTTCCTGGACGCGGAAGCCAGGCCCCTGCTGGCCGAGTACTGGGAACGCGGCGAATTTCCGGAGCAGCTCGCCCGGCCGCTGATCGACCTCGACCTGATGGAACCTGCCGGCCTCACGGCCGACGGTCCGGCCCGTGGAATTTACCAGGGCTTCCGGATCTTCGAACTTGCCCGCACCGACGCGTCCCTGGCCACCTGGTACACCGCCCAGGCCGGCCTGTTCCGGACAGCCATCCGCGTGGGTGCCTCGGCGGAACAGCAGGCCGAATGGATGCCCAAGGTCATCGACTTCTCGCTCAAGGGCGTGTTCTCGCTGACCGAACCGGAATCCGGATCGGACATCGCCGGCGGACTCTCCACCACCGCCCGGCGGCAGCCCGACGGCAGCTGGATCCTGGACGGCGCCAAACGCTGGATCGGCGGCGCCGCCACCGCGGACGTCCTCGCGGTATTCGCCCGGGACACCGCAGACGGGCAGGTCAAGGCCTTCCTCGTGGACCGGACAGCCGACGGCGTCACCCTGGAGAAGATCCACGGGAAGACGGCACTGCGGATGATGCAGAACGCCCACATCACCCTCACCGGTGTCCGCGTCCCCGAGGCCATGCGCCTGCACAACGTGAACTCCTTCAGGGACGTCGCGGCAATGCTCCGGGCCATGCGCTCGGACGTCGCCTGGATCGCCACCGGCATCGCCGCCGGCGCCTTCGAAGCCGCCCTCGCCTACGTCAACGAACGCCGTCAGTTCGGCCGCACCCTGGGTTCCTTCCAGCTGGTCCAGGAGAAACTGGCCCGCATGCTCGGCAACGTCACGGCCAGCCTGTCCCTGGTGGTCAGGCTCACCGAGCAGCAGGCCAAAGGCATCTACCGCGACCAGGACTCCGCCCTGGCCAAGATGCAGACATCCCTGTTCATGCGCGACACCGTAGCGCTGGCCCGTGAGGTGGTGGGCGGCAACGGCATCACCCTCGCCGCCGGCGTCGCCCGCTTCCACGCCGACGCCGAAGCCGTCTACTCCTACGAAGGCACCCACGAGATCAACGCCCTCATCATCGGCCGCGCCCTCACCGGCGAAAGCGCCTTCACCCGCTGA
- a CDS encoding amidohydrolase family protein: MADRYELGIDPAKLDAIDMHVHLEVDSCGHGSLPEELTEASAKYFKAEDRTPSLDRIAEVYRELNMAAVVFTVDARTQLKHEPNSIPELIAGAARNNDVLIPFGSVDPRTGEDAIAGAKHQAIELGARGFKFHPSLQGFDPSSERFYPLWETLQELGLPAIFHTGQNGMGAGLPGGYGIKLAYSNPLLLDAVAADFPGLQIIMAHPSVPWQDEANSIATHKANVFIDLSGWSPKYFPESLVKASNSYLQDKVLFGTDFPLITPQKWLGAFAELPLKDEVRPKILKDNAVRLLGLGG, encoded by the coding sequence ATGGCCGACCGCTACGAACTGGGCATCGACCCGGCCAAACTCGACGCCATCGACATGCACGTCCACCTCGAGGTGGACAGCTGCGGCCACGGCTCCCTGCCGGAGGAACTGACCGAAGCCTCGGCCAAGTACTTCAAGGCCGAGGACCGCACCCCGTCCCTGGACCGCATCGCCGAGGTGTACCGCGAACTGAACATGGCCGCCGTCGTCTTCACGGTCGACGCCCGCACCCAGCTCAAGCACGAACCCAACAGCATCCCGGAACTCATCGCCGGCGCCGCCCGGAACAACGATGTACTGATCCCGTTCGGCAGCGTGGACCCGCGCACCGGCGAGGACGCCATCGCCGGGGCCAAGCACCAGGCCATAGAACTCGGCGCGCGCGGCTTCAAGTTCCACCCGTCCCTGCAGGGCTTCGACCCGTCCAGCGAGCGCTTCTACCCGTTGTGGGAGACCCTCCAGGAACTCGGCCTGCCCGCTATCTTCCACACCGGGCAGAACGGCATGGGCGCAGGCCTTCCCGGTGGGTACGGCATCAAGCTCGCCTACTCCAACCCCCTGCTGCTGGACGCGGTGGCCGCGGATTTCCCCGGCCTGCAGATCATCATGGCCCACCCCTCGGTGCCGTGGCAGGACGAGGCCAACTCCATCGCCACGCACAAGGCCAACGTTTTCATCGACCTCTCCGGCTGGTCGCCCAAGTACTTCCCGGAATCGCTGGTGAAGGCTTCCAACTCCTATCTCCAGGACAAGGTGCTGTTCGGCACCGACTTCCCGCTGATCACCCCGCAGAAATGGCTCGGTGCCTTCGCGGAGCTGCCCCTGAAGGACGAGGTCCGGCCCAAGATCCTCAAGGACAACGCGGTGCGGCTCCTCGGGTTGGGAGGCTGA
- a CDS encoding MaoC family dehydratase, which yields MPNLVVDFDTLLTLSGKDLGTTDYRQITQDQINQFADATDDQQWIHTDPERAKDGPFGAPIAHGFLTLSLIIPFWGELFDVEGVTTKVNYGLDKVRFTSPVKVGSKVRMQATIADVTEVKGGAQIKVNATIEIEGQERPAVVAEFLARFYK from the coding sequence ATGCCCAATCTCGTCGTCGATTTCGACACCCTGCTCACCCTGTCCGGCAAGGACCTCGGCACCACCGACTACCGCCAGATCACCCAGGACCAGATCAACCAGTTCGCGGACGCCACGGACGACCAGCAGTGGATCCACACCGACCCCGAACGCGCCAAGGACGGCCCGTTCGGCGCCCCCATCGCCCACGGCTTCCTCACGCTCTCGCTGATCATCCCGTTTTGGGGGGAGCTGTTCGACGTCGAAGGCGTCACCACCAAGGTCAACTACGGCCTGGACAAGGTCCGCTTCACCTCCCCGGTCAAGGTCGGCTCCAAGGTCCGTATGCAGGCCACCATCGCCGACGTCACCGAGGTCAAGGGCGGCGCCCAGATCAAGGTCAACGCCACCATCGAGATCGAAGGCCAGGAACGCCCCGCCGTCGTGGCCGAATTCCTGGCCCGCTTCTACAAGTAA